The window CCTTTAAGGATTTTGGGGCAGTCTCTTCTTCTTTTGTAAATGTGGCTTTTGTTCAGCTACTTGAGAATTTCTCATTCGACGAAATTAGGAAAAAATTAAATTTTATAGATACCTTGAAAGTACACACGAATTTGATTAAGGATCGATTTGAATTCGAGACAAATGTTCGAGTTAAGTAAGTTGATAAATAGAATCAGAGTCACTATTCGTTTTTATATTTAGATCATTAGAGAAATTAGAATTGAATATTGTTAGTAAAGATTACGAACATATTTCACAAATAATTTTACCTCAATATTTTTTAGAGTTCTCTAAACGCATTTTGAATCCTATTCCTATGGAAAATTTTTACAAAAAAGGAGTAGGGGAATCTTTTATTTTTAAAACTATAAAAAACCATTACAAATTAAATAGTAAGATAGATTTCTCCGGTTGTTATGTGTTTATAGAAGGAGAAACGAATCAATATGTCGGGATTTCGAAAAAAATACCTACTCGAATCCGACAGCATCTAAAAGGCGTTACCCATTATCATTCTTCATTAGCATATTTAATGGCTAAAAATAATTTAGACCTTGGGTTGCGAAGAGATGTTAGTATGGAAAATAAAAATTTCATAGCAGAATTTAGAAAAGCTCAAAAGAAAATTTCTACTTGGGGATTGTCCGTGATAGAAATCGTTGACCCGGTCGAACTTTATCTTTTTGAAGTCTATGCCTCTCTAAAATTAAATACCATCTATAATTCGTTTGAGACTCATTAAGGCTTTATAAAAATTATAATTATTTGTAATAGTTAAGAGTTGATCTTACACTCCTTAAAATAAATAAGGAGAAAAAAGATGACAACGGCACAAAAAATAATTAAGAACAAGGTAGGTCTTTTGAAGTTAGCAGAGACCTTAGGGAACGTCTCAAAGGCGTGTAACGTTATGGGCTATTCACGGGATAGTTTCTATCGTTTTCAAGAGTTATATGAGAAAGGAGGCGAACTCGCTCTCCAGGATCTGAGTAGACGTAAACCGAATCCTAAAAATCGTATCGAACCTGAAAAAGAAGAAGCGGTAAAAAAAATGGCAATAGACTTTCCTGCTTACGGTCAGCAAAGAGCATCCAATGAATTGAAAAAAAAAGGGATTATAGTAGCACCTGCGACCGTTCGTAGTGTATGGGTTCGTCACGATCTGGAGACCTTTCAAAAAAGACTGAAGGCTTTAGAGGCGTTCATGGCTCAAGGGAATTCTCCCGTATTAACCGAATCACAAGTGCAGGCATTAGAAAGAAGAAAATTAGAAAAGCAAGTTGAAGGTGAAATAGAAACGGAACACCCAGGATACTTAGGATGTCAAGATACGTATTACGTGGGCACAATCAAAGGCGTAGGAAGGATTTACCAACAGACCTTTATCGATTCCTATTCTAAAGTGGCGATGGCAAAACTTTACGATAGAAAAAATGCTTTAGTAGCAGCCGATATGTTAAACGACAAAGTGATTCCTTGGTTCGAAGAAGAAGGCCTTCGCTTGTTGAGAATTTTAACGGATAGAGGGACCGAGTATTGCGGAAATAGAGAACACCATGAATTTCAGTTGTTCCTTGCTTTGGAAGATATAGACCATTCAAAAACAAAAGCAAGGCATCCTCAATCTAATGGAATTTGTGAAAGATTTCACCGAACCATTCAAGACGAATTTTATGCCATTGCTTTCAGGAAAAAGGTATACAGCTCGATTGAAGATTTGCAAAAAGATTTGGATCACTGGATCGATTCTTATAATAACGAACGAACCCATCAAGGCAAGTATTGTTTTGGTAAAACTCCGATACAGACTTTTCTTGACACGAAGGAATTAGCTAAGAATAAGTATCTCGACAACTTACAATTTTCGTAATAAACAGGAACACGGAGTGTCAGATCTTATTTTGGCTATTACAAATTATTCCCTTGCTCATAAAATATAAAAGGTTAATTTATATCCCACTTAAAATAGTTTAGGCCATAAAATTAGAAATATTTTTTGTTAAATGAATAAACTGGCTATTTGAAATATCAAAACCTATCAATTTATATATTAGTGCGGTTGTCCTATGCCTTGGATAAGTTATTTACACGTTAGTCATTTTGTTAAATGATTAAATTTTTAATTCTCCTACGTGAGC of the Leptospira sp. WS92.C1 genome contains:
- a CDS encoding GIY-YIG nuclease family protein, coding for MNIVSKDYEHISQIILPQYFLEFSKRILNPIPMENFYKKGVGESFIFKTIKNHYKLNSKIDFSGCYVFIEGETNQYVGISKKIPTRIRQHLKGVTHYHSSLAYLMAKNNLDLGLRRDVSMENKNFIAEFRKAQKKISTWGLSVIEIVDPVELYLFEVYASLKLNTIYNSFETH
- a CDS encoding IS481 family transposase produces the protein MTTAQKIIKNKVGLLKLAETLGNVSKACNVMGYSRDSFYRFQELYEKGGELALQDLSRRKPNPKNRIEPEKEEAVKKMAIDFPAYGQQRASNELKKKGIIVAPATVRSVWVRHDLETFQKRLKALEAFMAQGNSPVLTESQVQALERRKLEKQVEGEIETEHPGYLGCQDTYYVGTIKGVGRIYQQTFIDSYSKVAMAKLYDRKNALVAADMLNDKVIPWFEEEGLRLLRILTDRGTEYCGNREHHEFQLFLALEDIDHSKTKARHPQSNGICERFHRTIQDEFYAIAFRKKVYSSIEDLQKDLDHWIDSYNNERTHQGKYCFGKTPIQTFLDTKELAKNKYLDNLQFS
- a CDS encoding STAS-like domain-containing protein, giving the protein MVIYLKDYIQSGSSYRDGEIIYKLLIHNFPINEKIIISFKDFGAVSSSFVNVAFVQLLENFSFDEIRKKLNFIDTLKVHTNLIKDRFEFETNVRVK